Proteins encoded together in one Banduia mediterranea window:
- a CDS encoding acyl-CoA carboxylase subunit beta, with protein MRRLETRVSPASPTFRANSVAMQRICGDFKALQDRVRHERPARDIERLRKQNKLLLRERLDLLLDPGTPFLELSSIAAYDQFNGEAPGANVVSGVGIVSGREVMIHADDSSNKGGAWYPMSAPKIIRAMEIAIENRLPMVHLCDSAGGYLEDLSGVYVMGGRVFRQQCMLSKLGIPQVAVVLGHCTAGGAYVPALCEHTIMVRGTGAIFLGGPPLVKAATGEEVTVDALGGADMHTSVSGTADYPVDSEEEGIALARALVANFSQPTKHFDWVAPEAPYYDPRELYGIVPVDYKTQFDMREVIARMVDGSLFQEYQPAYGPTLVCGWARLWGCKVGILGNNGVLFSDSSLKAAHFIQICNQIGTPLIFLQNTTGYMIGRQYEERGITKDGAKMLMAQAGSEVPKFTVITSGAFGAGYYGMCGRSWDPRMIFSWPQAKMGVMGPEQAGNTLADVKLRQLRRERPDAGDEEVAELRRRTREKCERETSTLWYSARCLDDGVLDPTDTRNALGIALSCAANVAPAEQRYGIFRM; from the coding sequence ATGCGGCGTCTCGAAACCCGTGTGTCGCCGGCCTCGCCGACATTTCGCGCCAACAGCGTCGCCATGCAGCGCATCTGCGGCGACTTCAAGGCCCTGCAGGACCGCGTGCGCCACGAGCGACCGGCGCGCGACATCGAGCGCCTGCGCAAGCAGAACAAGCTGCTGCTGCGCGAGCGCCTGGACCTGCTGCTCGATCCCGGCACGCCATTCCTGGAGCTGTCCAGCATCGCTGCCTACGATCAGTTCAACGGCGAGGCGCCGGGTGCCAACGTGGTTTCCGGCGTCGGTATCGTCAGCGGACGCGAGGTGATGATCCACGCCGACGATTCCAGTAACAAGGGCGGCGCCTGGTACCCGATGTCCGCGCCCAAGATCATCCGTGCGATGGAGATCGCCATCGAGAACCGCCTGCCGATGGTGCACCTGTGCGACAGTGCGGGCGGCTACCTGGAAGACCTCTCGGGCGTCTACGTCATGGGCGGCCGCGTGTTCCGCCAGCAGTGCATGCTGTCCAAGCTCGGCATCCCGCAGGTGGCGGTGGTGCTCGGCCACTGCACCGCGGGTGGCGCCTACGTGCCGGCGCTGTGCGAGCACACGATCATGGTGCGCGGCACCGGCGCGATCTTCCTCGGCGGCCCGCCGCTGGTGAAGGCGGCCACCGGCGAGGAAGTGACGGTGGACGCGCTCGGCGGCGCAGACATGCACACCTCCGTCTCCGGCACCGCCGACTACCCGGTGGACAGCGAGGAGGAAGGCATCGCGCTGGCCCGCGCCCTCGTCGCCAACTTCTCGCAGCCGACAAAGCACTTCGACTGGGTCGCGCCGGAAGCGCCTTACTACGACCCGCGCGAGCTGTACGGCATCGTGCCGGTGGACTACAAGACGCAGTTCGACATGCGCGAGGTGATCGCGCGCATGGTCGACGGCAGCCTGTTCCAGGAATACCAGCCGGCCTACGGCCCGACGCTGGTCTGCGGCTGGGCGCGGCTGTGGGGCTGCAAGGTCGGCATCCTCGGCAACAACGGCGTGCTGTTCTCCGACAGCTCGCTCAAGGCCGCGCACTTCATCCAGATCTGCAACCAAATCGGCACGCCGCTGATCTTCCTGCAGAACACCACCGGCTACATGATCGGCCGCCAGTACGAGGAGCGCGGCATCACCAAGGACGGCGCCAAGATGCTCATGGCCCAGGCCGGCTCGGAAGTGCCCAAATTCACCGTGATCACCAGCGGTGCCTTCGGTGCCGGCTACTACGGCATGTGCGGACGCTCCTGGGATCCGCGCATGATCTTCTCGTGGCCGCAGGCCAAGATGGGCGTGATGGGACCGGAGCAGGCCGGCAACACGCTGGCCGACGTCAAGCTGCGCCAGCTGCGCCGCGAGCGCCCGGACGCCGGCGACGAGGAAGTGGCCGAGCTGCGCCGCCGTACGCGCGAAAAGTGCGAACGCGAGACATCCACGCTGTGGTACTCCGCGCGCTGCCTGGACGACGGCGTGCTCGACCCCACCGACACCCGCAACGCGCTTGGCATCGCGCTGTCCTGCGCGGCCAACGTGGCGCCTGCTGAACAGCGCTACGGCATCTTCCGCATGTGA
- a CDS encoding acetyl-CoA carboxylase biotin carboxyl carrier protein subunit, translating into MKKIIALEDREHPCALLRTADGYELQTGERRFACAIEALGDGRHRVRAGEERREVHIAQHGDHIWIHVDGRAYALHRINPLDALAARGAGGGDSTLSPMPGTILTVQVQPGDAVEAGQVLLTMESMKLEVTITAPHDGEIAEVLCAPGQTVPVKAALLRFADKETQA; encoded by the coding sequence ATGAAAAAGATCATCGCGCTAGAAGACCGCGAGCATCCCTGCGCACTGCTGCGCACTGCGGACGGCTACGAACTCCAGACTGGCGAGCGCCGCTTTGCCTGCGCCATTGAGGCACTCGGCGACGGCCGCCACCGCGTGCGTGCCGGCGAAGAACGCCGCGAGGTGCACATCGCGCAGCACGGCGACCACATCTGGATTCACGTTGACGGCCGCGCCTACGCCCTGCACCGCATCAACCCGCTCGACGCCCTGGCCGCGCGCGGCGCCGGCGGCGGCGACAGCACCCTCTCACCGATGCCTGGCACCATCCTCACCGTGCAGGTCCAGCCCGGAGACGCCGTCGAGGCCGGCCAGGTTCTGCTGACCATGGAAAGCATGAAACTCGAAGTCACTATCACCGCGCCGCACGACGGCGAGATCGCCGAGGTGCTGTGTGCGCCGGGGCAGACCGTTCCCGTCAAGGCCGCGCTGTTGCGCTTCGCCGACAAGGAGACGCAGGCATGA
- a CDS encoding acetyl-CoA carboxylase biotin carboxylase subunit, with protein MSTTSALKPIRRLLVANRGEIAARILRTARARGITTAIVRHPAEEGGTAPRLADDCLPIEGPTPVVAYLNVAEIVRAAREWGADAVHPGYGFLSENAALARGLAEAGIRFVGPTAEAIELMGDKIRARNFVVERGFPVAPSAVEADDPATFAKRALAVDLPILIKPAAGGGGKGMRIVREAATLEAELATARREGERYFGDGRLFVERYVERPRHIEVQVFGDIHGNVVHFGERECSVQRRFQKIVEETPSPVLNPEKRKSICEAAVGIAKAAGYVGAGTVEFIYGADGEFYFLEMNTRLQVEHPVTEMVTGFDLVAEQLRVAEGAALGYAQADIVHRGHSIELRICAEDPAAGFVPATGRIHLLREATGPGVRVDSGVHEGQTVGTDFDPLLSKLIVHGRDRAEAIARARQALRDTVLLGLTTNIAYLDRILAHPRFASGDYTTAFLEQEAAALSGKDETVPTDILLAAAALSDRQMLDAAASVPAIYAAMGPWRN; from the coding sequence ATGAGTACGACTTCTGCCTTGAAGCCCATCCGGCGCCTGCTCGTCGCCAACCGCGGCGAGATTGCAGCACGCATCCTGCGCACCGCGCGGGCCCGCGGCATCACCACTGCCATCGTCCGGCACCCGGCCGAGGAAGGCGGCACCGCGCCGCGTCTGGCCGACGACTGCCTGCCGATCGAGGGGCCAACGCCTGTCGTCGCCTATCTGAATGTCGCGGAGATCGTCCGTGCCGCACGCGAGTGGGGCGCGGACGCGGTGCATCCGGGCTACGGCTTTCTTTCCGAGAACGCCGCGCTGGCACGCGGGCTGGCCGAGGCCGGCATCCGCTTCGTCGGCCCCACGGCCGAGGCCATCGAACTGATGGGCGACAAGATCCGCGCGCGCAACTTCGTGGTCGAGCGCGGCTTTCCGGTCGCGCCCAGCGCAGTGGAGGCCGATGACCCGGCGACGTTTGCCAAGCGCGCGCTGGCGGTGGATCTGCCCATCCTGATCAAGCCCGCAGCGGGCGGCGGCGGCAAGGGTATGCGCATCGTGCGCGAGGCGGCGACGCTGGAGGCCGAGTTGGCCACGGCGCGGCGCGAGGGCGAGCGCTACTTCGGCGACGGGCGGCTGTTTGTGGAACGCTACGTCGAGCGGCCGCGCCACATCGAGGTGCAGGTGTTCGGCGACATTCACGGCAACGTCGTGCACTTCGGCGAACGCGAGTGCTCGGTGCAGCGCCGCTTCCAGAAGATCGTGGAGGAAACCCCCTCGCCGGTGCTGAACCCGGAGAAGCGCAAGAGCATCTGCGAAGCCGCCGTCGGTATCGCCAAGGCCGCCGGCTACGTCGGCGCGGGGACGGTCGAGTTCATCTACGGCGCCGACGGCGAGTTCTATTTCCTGGAGATGAACACGCGCCTGCAAGTCGAGCACCCGGTCACCGAGATGGTGACGGGCTTCGACCTGGTGGCCGAGCAGCTGCGCGTGGCCGAGGGCGCAGCCTTGGGCTACGCGCAGGCCGACATCGTCCACCGCGGCCATTCCATCGAGCTGCGCATCTGCGCCGAGGATCCGGCGGCGGGATTCGTGCCGGCCACCGGCCGCATCCACCTTCTGCGCGAGGCCACCGGCCCCGGCGTGCGCGTGGACAGCGGCGTGCACGAGGGCCAGACCGTGGGTACGGATTTCGACCCGCTGCTGTCCAAGCTGATCGTGCACGGCCGCGACCGTGCCGAGGCCATTGCCCGCGCGCGCCAGGCGCTGCGCGACACCGTGCTGCTGGGCCTGACCACCAACATCGCCTACCTCGACCGCATCCTCGCGCATCCGCGCTTTGCCTCGGGCGACTACACCACCGCGTTTCTGGAGCAGGAAGCCGCCGCGCTGTCGGGCAAGGACGAGACCGTGCCCACCGACATCCTGCTCGCCGCCGCCGCGCTGAGTGATCGCCAGATGTTGGACGCCGCCGCGTCCGTGCCGGCGATCTACGCCGCCATGGGCCCCTGGCGCAATTGA
- a CDS encoding acyl-CoA dehydrogenase family protein → MNASEAPYEDDALITAVERFLTREVRPVAIRLEQADEYPEAIVEQMREMGLFGAIIPESYGGLGLKVRTYARLIEAIAAEWMSLSGVINSHLIMAAAVLRYGTDAQRDEFLPRLACGELRGGIALTEPDCGSDLQAIRTVARRDGEDYLVNGAKTWITNGLHGNCFALLVKTDPQADPRHRGMSLFLAEKGPGFSVPRKLPKLGYRGVDTVEMRFEDYRIPASRLIGGVEGRGLQQILGGLELGRINVAARGVGVARSALEEALSYAGQRKTFGKPIGEHQAIQIKLADMATRVEAARLLVESAARAYDEGRRCDLESGMAKLFATEAAMENSAECLRIHGAYGYSREARIERLYRDAPLLAIGEGTNELQRIIIARRLFEARP, encoded by the coding sequence ATGAATGCCTCGGAAGCACCCTATGAAGACGATGCTCTGATTACGGCTGTCGAGCGATTTCTCACCCGCGAGGTACGTCCGGTCGCCATCCGCCTTGAGCAGGCCGACGAGTACCCGGAAGCGATCGTCGAACAGATGCGCGAAATGGGCCTGTTCGGCGCCATCATCCCGGAGTCCTACGGTGGCCTCGGCCTCAAGGTGCGGACTTATGCGCGGCTGATCGAGGCCATTGCCGCCGAGTGGATGTCGCTGTCCGGCGTAATCAACTCGCATCTGATCATGGCCGCCGCCGTGCTGCGCTACGGCACCGACGCGCAGAGGGACGAGTTCCTGCCCCGCTTGGCCTGCGGCGAACTGCGTGGCGGCATCGCGCTCACCGAGCCGGATTGCGGCAGCGATCTGCAGGCCATCCGCACCGTGGCACGGCGCGATGGTGAGGATTACCTCGTCAACGGCGCCAAGACCTGGATCACCAACGGCCTGCACGGCAACTGCTTCGCGCTGCTGGTCAAGACCGATCCGCAGGCCGACCCGCGTCACCGCGGCATGAGCCTGTTCCTTGCTGAAAAAGGCCCGGGATTCTCGGTGCCGCGCAAGCTGCCCAAGCTCGGCTATCGCGGTGTCGACACGGTGGAGATGCGATTCGAGGACTACCGCATCCCCGCCTCCCGGCTCATCGGCGGCGTCGAGGGGCGCGGTCTGCAGCAGATCCTCGGCGGCCTCGAGCTGGGCCGCATCAACGTCGCCGCGCGCGGCGTGGGCGTGGCGCGGTCAGCACTCGAGGAGGCGCTCTCCTACGCCGGCCAGCGCAAGACCTTCGGCAAGCCCATCGGCGAGCACCAGGCGATCCAGATCAAGCTCGCCGACATGGCCACGCGCGTGGAGGCCGCGCGCCTGCTGGTGGAGTCCGCCGCCCGCGCCTATGACGAGGGCCGGCGCTGCGACCTGGAATCGGGCATGGCCAAGCTGTTCGCCACCGAAGCGGCCATGGAAAACTCTGCAGAGTGCCTGCGCATCCACGGGGCCTATGGCTATTCGCGCGAAGCGCGCATCGAACGCCTCTACCGTGACGCGCCGCTGCTGGCGATCGGCGAAGGCACCAACGAGCTACAGCGCATCATCATCGCGCGGCGCCTGTTCGAGGCGCGACCCTGA